The nucleotide sequence CTCATCTCCTCCCAGCTGGAGCTGCATCGCTTGCAGACAGATCGTGAGGTGCGCGTTGTGGCCGCCAATACGATGTTGAAGCAGATGCTTTTCCGCTACCAGGGTCATATCAGTGCCGCTCTGGTGCTTGGTGGAGTGGATAAGACTGGACCCCACATCTATTCCATTCACCCACATGGAAGTTCGGATAAGCTGCCGTACGCCACCATGGGATCGGGTTCCCTGGCCGCCATGACCGTTTTCGAAAGTCGCTGGAAACCTGACTTGTCCGAAGAGGAGGGCAAGAAACTGGTGCGCGATGCCATCGCCTCCGGAGTGTTTAACGATCTGGGTTCGGGATCCAACATCGATCTGTGTGTTATCCGCAAGGGCAGTGTTGAGTATCTGCGCAACTATGAGCTGGCTAACAAGAAGGGCAAGCGCCAGTTGGACTACCGCTTCAAGACCGGAACCTCAACCGTGCTGCACACCAACATTAAGGACCTACTCGTCACCGAACGCGTCCAGGCGGTGCCCATGGAGATTTCTTAAAGCGATTCCCCTTTCTACCCTTTTCGtacatttattataataaagCTTCGGCAGGATCTATATGGAGTGGTTCAATAAAGGAAGCCATGCTTCATCTTAAGTTGCTGTGTTTTTTTCTGGGGTTTTTATTAGACTAGCGATACTCCTAGGCGGACAATGCTTTGGTCATTAACGAACTCCTAGCCAGGGaccaaaaaataattatattacaatgttttccaaatttaagaATGTTTCCACATGGTTAGGGCACAGTGTCGAGTTTTGGTCCATCAATCTCTTTGTACTTTTACGAtccagattttaaataattattttaaatttaaatattaccaTGGAGCAATGatttgaattattaaatacatttaaattaggtAAAACAAAAAGGGGGTTTTGGTGATTTACGGACCctggcataaattaaataataactataaaagAACATTAAAGCTTAAGAATTAATTTAGCTAATATCACATGGTACAGAGGGTCAATTCCTTACAGTTGAAGGCACTTTCCATCTCCTTAGAATAACGGGTTAATTGGCACCAAGAATTCACTTGATTGAGTCAGATCATACACACTCCTTCTAGGACTATCTTAAGCTATGATTACTCTAGAAACTAACAAAAGTAAGGGGAGTATCCAAATGGCGTGGGGACCATAAGATGTAGCTCCATTTGGCGTGGGTTCTAGTAGATGCGATACTGTCAAACAGGATAGAGCTAGATTGGTTGTAATTCTGGGTGATTGGGCATTGATTAGGGAGGATATCTTCTCCGCCTCCCGGGCGCAGGCCTCCAATTGAAGGTGAGTCGGTCTCTTGATACTGCTGGACGGTACTATGGCCACAAAAATGCCCACTTCCATGGTGAGAAATCCAGTCAGTTGACATTCGCTAACCTGCACCAGTCCatccagctgctgcagcactCCTTGCAATGTCAAAAGAGTGCTGCTCTGTGCCCTTAGTCCGTACATGGCGCGATCGAATTGCTTTCTGGAGTAGATTATCCTGAAGGCTCCTCCAGCACACAGGGGGCAACATGCTCCTGGGGGAACTATCAAGCGACAATGCTTGGATACGGGAGCGGGACACTTGACAGTCCTACAGCGTCTTCCCATATCGCTTACCAGTAGTCCCACCTCCCGACATCGACCCACATAATCCACCAGCACATATTCCGCTCTGGCCGCATAACTACTTTTGTAAGTCACTCCATTGATGCCACAGACTGGTGAAGGTGAGGTATTAAAGCGACTGGATTGACAGGCGGACCAATAGGCAACTTGACCCTGAGGATTCGCTTTCAGCAGGGCACAGGCATTGGGATAAGTCCGTCCCTGGGAATCGCATACCTCGCCCTGATGAAAAGTTGAACAGTTGGATGCGGTGGCATTGACTGCAATggagaaaatatatatataatttaaatttatttttatgaaatatttttagaattaaaaaaaaaaattaagtaaaatgGTAATCCTTCTTAACTTACCACACACGTATTGCAGACAAGGTCGCTGCATGCTGGCCAGGCACACCTTTCGGCTGTCTAAACACTGAGTTCCGGATGGACAACTGTTTGGAGGTGCTGCCTGGCAGGCATTCCGAGCATTGCATGCGCCGTAGACGTAATCTCCCTCTGGCAAATGGCACTTGGCCACACATGCCGAAGGATAAGTATTGCCATTGGAGCCGCAAACGGGAACATAGTGAGCTGGACAATTGCACGGTAAACTGGTGTAACCGGAATCAACAAATCCTGGCAGACGACACTGCTGTTTGGTGCAAGTGATCTCACCGGCGAAACAACTGCATAGGTTGCACTCCAAGTAGAAAGAGGAGCCATGCCGGTAGCTCCTCGCTCCTGGAAGAGTGCAGTGGGCATGCATATAGCTCGGTAGCGGTTGACATTGCTCCAGGCGACCTTGTAGTCCGCATGAGCAAACTATATGCTCGGCCAGCGGAAATTGGCCCACTTCCAGTTTCTTGTGGAGATTACTCTTTCCAAGACGCACATATGAGCCGAAAGGTACAAACAGCTTGGAATCCTGTCCCAAATTGCAGCCCGGTATACAGGAGTATCCTTGATTGCCTCCTCGCTGCAGGATGCACACTTCACTGCCATTGCAGGGTTTCTGGGCGCATGGTGAAGTAATACCTTGGAACTCCTCTGGACTGGCATCCCCTGGCTTCAGATAGCTCTCTAGGGATATACAAGGCAGTGGagaatcatcatcatcctttTCTTTTAACCGAGAACATATATCCTTTGGTCGCTGGTGCTGTAACGTCCAGTCCAGACACTCATCCAAGAGCTCGTGGCAATCTTCGCTGCAAATGCCGTTGAAGAGACCAACTCGCGTGCATGGCTTCAATTGGAGGGCACACACCAAAGCCCTCCACTTATCCGGAGCACAACGACTGGTGTTCTTGATGAAGAGCTCCTGTCCCAGGACTCTGACGGTTCCCCgctgctgcaggagctgccAATCCTCGCGAGCAGCTGCATCATGTTCTGGTGTACAACTGCGAAAGAGTTCCGTAGGTCGATTGTTGAAGTTCGAGCAGAAACTAAGACCCTGACATCCGAGTTCACATGGTGCATCCACGCTTTCTATACACCGTCGCAGTTCCCTTTCTCCAGGCTGATCCATACACTCGTTCTCAAAACTGCTCCGTGCATCCCACCAATTGCTGGTGAAGATTTGGTTGCACAATCGTCGGCACTTGTGGCTGCTGGCTTGTTCACAGCATTGCCTTTTAGCCGCATCCATTCCCAGGTGATTGGGCTCAGCCAGAGATCCCCCTTGCCCCGATATCCGTCCTTGGGCTAACGATCCCCCGGCTCTTCCAGATCCTCCCGGAACATATAGTTTACCTGTCACTGTAAGAAAACACTGCCAGAAGGGCAGTTGTGGTAGTGGTGACCCACATCCTGCCGCTTCCAAACGGCCGAAGATTACCTCACTTCGTTCCATAAGAGTGGCGTTTTGATGCAGAAGATTCCGACAGGTGTGGCGACAATGCTCTTTGCTGCTGTACTCACAACAGGGTATATCTAAGGAATAGTTTTGAAACAATAAgcttttattcattttttaagCTTAAGTTATCTTACATTGCTCGGCATTTGCCAGTGGAGTCATGTCCGTGTGGTTGTTCACGCACTGAATCACATCCGCGTTGCGATCTCCACATGCTCCATTTATGTCCACATGGTCATGGTTGTCATTGGCGGGCTCGAAGACGGCTCGACAGGCCTGAACATATTGAGTTATTAAGTATCGTGTAAAATACTCAGATAATTCTAATAAATACTATTAGCAATCATAACAACGTATTATTAGTTAGGATTCTCAATGTGATCCTTAGGTCAGTGTTTTTGAAACTTCcatattaaagttaaagttatgATATCACTGTGCTATCCTTACCTCCAGGCACTCGGAAGTTCGGGCCTGTCCGCAGCACTGATCTGCTGCCTCCTGCCGCTCCAGACAGTCGTAAAGCGTCTGCTCGTCGCTCCGCCGACAATTTTGCACCGGTGAGCGAGTGGAAGTGGCGCAGACGTTGCGGCAATGGGGCAGGACTCCAAATTGGCAACAGCGTCTTCCCGACCAGTCGGCTCCACGGGTGATCGCTGCGCGAAAAaagacaaaatatatacatatattttttaatggatTTTATGATCTAATTTAACACACACTCACCGTCGAAAGTCTGGTTGACGCAGGTCCAAAATTCCACCTGGTGCAGTTGACAATATCTGTGCAGTTCATCGCGATTGTCGCCGCCAGTGCCAGTGGCAAACTCCACCAGAGATAACTggaaaaatatgcataaattgCAATAGACAACAAGTTATTAAACGCAATCAAACTTAATCATCGACCGTGCGCTTAACCCGCAACTCCTGACCCGCAACCTGTTGGATTTCAAGTGCTGTGTGCGCAGTCTCAAAGTTTCAACACTCAGGAAAATTGAGTGCATTCAACTGTGCTTTAAACAGTTattaaattggaaatttaCCTAAATTAATATAGACTTCGGTATTCGTTGTTCGATTTTTGTCCGAATTCTTAAAAAACAACCTTACCCAACTGATTTTCAATGTTCTTTGTTTAAGTGCATAGGATTGCAATCAGGGTCGGTATTAAGTTTTTGAGACAGGGATCGAAACATGCAGGTTGCACTTTATTCCCGCTCTTTTTTGTTGTAGTTTTTGGCGTATTATGTTACATTTTTGAGTGCTGTTCCCATCCTGACACCATCATAAATAACATTTGGCCCGCTCTCGCTCTTTCtatcgataaaaaaaaaaaaaaaaaaaacaggccaagGGAACTTCAATAACAAATTTTCAGGCTCACTCCACACTGCGTCGCATCGTATCTGCCACAGTAATCTGAGTAAAGCGATGTCTATTCAAGATACTTCGTGTGCTTGTCCTCGGAACTTGTCTGGATCTTGAGCCTGGTGGCATTcccataaatacaaattaacatAAACTGAGGTGGAGATGCAATGTGATCAACGGGGAGTGCATTTTGGTGGAGATATTGGTACCAAAAGATGTGCATGaacttaaaataatattttagttAAATCAAGCGTTAATATCATATAGATATTCCCAGTCGATATAATTATGCATTTATAAACCTACATTTAACTAATATTAAAGATGAAACATGGCTATTAGAGTAAAAACcctttttaattatgtttCTATTTTGAAAAGTTGTTGATAGGACACTTATAGGTATATCCGCCCATCTATTTAATCATATGTTAATTTCCGAATTGTAGGGTGCCTTCTATCGACTACGCCCCTGAATGGAACGCACTTCGTGCATGTGTGTTCCCGGGTTGTGT is from Drosophila melanogaster chromosome 3L and encodes:
- the Reck gene encoding Reversion-inducing-cysteine-rich protein with kazal motifs, isoform A translates to MRLSGWEILLFLLPFGVVSAVRQLEENQSIKNDHHHSVERQVRRRNNKSNASVDHHRHAPSSGSKKNSRSHSVSLDSDDYDWLDADTSEAIDSSEVTAVESIRSPGESYDIFTCCNQVFGSCRTACENLSLVEFATGTGGDNRDELHRYCQLHQVEFWTCVNQTFDAITRGADWSGRRCCQFGVLPHCRNVCATSTRSPVQNCRRSDEQTLYDCLERQEAADQCCGQARTSECLEACRAVFEPANDNHDHVDINGACGDRNADVIQCVNNHTDMTPLANAEQYIPCCEYSSKEHCRHTCRNLLHQNATLMERSEVIFGRLEAAGCGSPLPQLPFWQCFLTVTGKLYVPGGSGRAGGSLAQGRISGQGGSLAEPNHLGMDAAKRQCCEQASSHKCRRLCNQIFTSNWWDARSSFENECMDQPGERELRRCIESVDAPCELGCQGLSFCSNFNNRPTELFRSCTPEHDAAAREDWQLLQQRGTVRVLGQELFIKNTSRCAPDKWRALVCALQLKPCTRVGLFNGICSEDCHELLDECLDWTLQHQRPKDICSRLKEKDDDDSPLPCISLESYLKPGDASPEEFQGITSPCAQKPCNGSEVCILQRGGNQGYSCIPGCNLGQDSKLFVPFGSYVRLGKSNLHKKLEVGQFPLAEHIVCSCGLQGRLEQCQPLPSYMHAHCTLPGARSYRHGSSFYLECNLCSCFAGEITCTKQQCRLPGFVDSGYTSLPCNCPAHYVPVCGSNGNTYPSACVAKCHLPEGDYVYGACNARNACQAAPPNSCPSGTQCLDSRKVCLASMQRPCLQYVCVNATASNCSTFHQGEVCDSQGRTYPNACALLKANPQGQVAYWSACQSSRFNTSPSPVCGINGVTYKSSYAARAEYVLVDYVGRCREVGLLVSDMGRRCRTVKCPAPVSKHCRLIVPPGACCPLCAGGAFRIIYSRKQFDRAMYGLRAQSSTLLTLQGVLQQLDGLVQVSECQLTGFLTMEVGIFVAIVPSSSIKRPTHLQLEACAREAEKISSLINAQSPRITTNLALSCLTVSHLLEPTPNGATSYGPHAIWILPLLLLVSRVIIA
- the Prosbeta2 gene encoding proteasome beta2 subunit, whose translation is MDLDNARDLPRAGFNFDNCKRNATLLNRGFKPPTTTKTGTTIVGIIYKDGVILGADTRATEGPIVSDKNCAKIHYLAKNIYCCGAGTAADTEMTTDLISSQLELHRLQTDREVRVVAANTMLKQMLFRYQGHISAALVLGGVDKTGPHIYSIHPHGSSDKLPYATMGSGSLAAMTVFESRWKPDLSEEEGKKLVRDAIASGVFNDLGSGSNIDLCVIRKGSVEYLRNYELANKKGKRQLDYRFKTGTSTVLHTNIKDLLVTERVQAVPMEIS